The genomic stretch CGAGAAAAACGGAGGTACAAAAGATCCTAGATGGCGCGATGTACGATCCGGTAGATCCGTTCGATCCATTCGAATCCTCCATTGAACGCTTAATCTCTCGTGGTTTCTTGAAGATAGTGCCGATCGACCCGTACCCTCGACGTTTCCGATTGGCCCTCTTCAGTTTTGTATCACGGctagaaagagaaaacgaatcGATCAATCTTGATAGATCATTGCCCGATAGAACGcggatttttatagaaatttatattgttCTGCATATCGTTCGAAGAATGGATTGTGCCAGTTGTTTTATTTGCTACGTATAATAACTAtagtacgatattttattttttttaacgtacaatttttatttatatatctttgctTTGTTCGCATCACTCCGTGTACGTTTGTGCCTTTAGatttatcataaatttaaaGGTACAAAAGTCAGCAGAATGTACGCGATATacgtaaaatatgtaaaatactcCAAAGTGGAATACTCGTCGCAATCTTTAATAAGCGAGGCAAATTACTACACAGCTTCGGTTGCTTTAATTCTTTAGTTGGTTTTCTTAATCCCTTGATAAGATTCGATAATTCTCTGATTGTTCGCGATAGTCCGTTGATGCTACTGACGGAAGGATTGTATCGAGATGGATAaacttttatcttttataagtGATATTTGAGCAAGAGATTAAGTTAggtttatgtacatatatcgacTTGTGAAGTTGCCCGAAGATAATGCCTACCTGTGATAACATTTTAAACAACGCTTCAGAGAACATACCCTTTCTATTTTTAGGCATTAAGATCTTTAGGATTTCCTTGtagtattttagaaaatttcctGCCTACTTGCAATTTCAATCTAAATTCAACATAGAGGATCAAActattttttgtataaattaaaatcaGCAAGATGTTGAAGCTGACGCGTCAACTCTGTAGATCTGTTACATCAAACGATTTCTTGGATCATCTCGCATCAGAGGACAGAAATGTGTTTCTCTTGATTAAAGTCAGGGTACTCAGAATTACGTGAATCTCTCTATCCCTTGCCTTGCAGATGCTTAGCCTTTTCgcttattttttaatcttcccAATCGTCCAGATTCCTATTACCAAGAATATCTTCAATCTCTTCACGAACGTACTAGGACAGGCGTTGGATCTTCTGATACCAAAGTTCTCAGAAAGCTCGAAGAATTTTCGTAATAAATCGAAGTGGCGAGTTCAACGTTGATACTTGATTTTACCGGCTCTCTTTTCACATCGTCCTACTACCTCAGATGACTAGTCAGTAATTCaatcaaaaaaaagaaaaaaatctaaaAGGGAAGCACTgcgacgaacgaaagaaatttcgagCAGAAGCTCGTAAGTTTAGCTGACTATGTACGTCATGTAAACGCGATGCATGCCGTGCATCGAGATTTTTCGCGATGCGGATTATCTTGTAAGGGCTGGTCGTAAAGGTCGGCGATAAATCGTCGTTGGCGAGGAAGTTTGGTGAAACTGGTTTTACGACGCGGTGAGATTTAACGTTCTCGGTTTACCGTCGATGGGAACCCTAACCGTGGATCTGGGCAAAGCCGTTCTTCGGACGACGTATCGTTTAACTTCTTATCCTGTGCGCCACGCTGTTGCAAGAATATTCTGAATCAGATTTAAGTCACTTTCCTGCAAACTGTCCTAGTTACAGCCTGATGGCTTTCGGAAGAGGAATCTAGAGACTGACGTCTGTCGTCACCAGACTGCGGGGCTACTCACAACAGTTCATGAAGGTATTTCAACACTTACAATTGGGAACTTTCTCGTATTATACAAGGTGTCCTGTTATTCACAGTATAAATGAGAAGGAAATGATTGTACATTAATTGTACGTGGTGTAAAAATGATTGTAAAAATAAGTCGAAGATACAGGATCAGttcttttcatttataaaatataaaattgtatgtgttatataaaagGGGCGAGAGATACGTACGTAATGTGAATGTAACGTGTGGGAGGAATTAAAGAGAAAATGTTCATTGTAACGAACTGCGATCAGCTGGAAATATTAGAAGATAGATGCCAGAGCAGAATGTGAACGAGCTTACCAAGTCAACGAAGAGTTAAATATTTTCAGTGACACGAGTGCTGATAAAATTGAGCGACAGATACTACTGCACTGTGTACCAAGTGTACACAGAGTGAAAAAGAGAATTCTTAACAAAGTAAACTTTGATACGAAGCCTGTAAATAGTTAAAAGTAGAATATTCAGAAAAGTAGATGGTGGTCAGctggaaatattgaaaaatgaatGACGCACCATAAGCTGATACTAATGTACCAAGTTTACAAGGAATCGAAAAGAGAATCTTCCATCTAAAATGCACTCTGATCGGcttaaattaaagataaaaggAAAATTCAAAAATGGAGAAGATACAAAAATAGCGTACAATAGATTATATACCAGCTTACAAAGAGTTAAAGGAAGGaattaaagagagaaaaatacggACCCTGAATAGCTGAAAGAATTAAGAAATACTTATGTAACACAAAGGTAACGAGCATACCTCCGTCTTCTGAATGTTGACGCTGTTGAGCGCGACAGCTTCAGCGGCGCACTCATCCTGCGTGTTGTTCTTCACGCCGAAGATAGTTTTGTACATGAAGGACGATAAAAGGGCGCCACCAATGGGGCCGAACCAGTAGATCCAGTGATGTGACCACTGATTGTTCCAGAGCGCTGGTGCCAATGACCTGGCCGGGTTCATGCTGCAGCCTGTGTAAGGTCCGAACGCGAGCGCAAGAGCAGCGACCGTCAGGCCGAATCTGATTGGCACCGAGTCGGTGTTTTTCACGTTTCTACTGTCCCAGACGGCGCACGCGACCAGCATCAGTATAGCGGTGGAAATGCCTTCGAGCAACAGGCCCTGGATCGCAGATAGCTCCGAGTGTAGATCGGTCACGCAAAACATGTCCGCCTCGCTGAGGGTCTTGCTCGTCAGGTTATCTGTTGGAGTCACCACCTGCAACACCAGTTCCAGTTTTGGTTCGATATTTGCTTGCTACATCCAGATTTTCATAGAAATGGGAAATTAATACAGGATTGGTAATAAGGAATATGATGATATGGTTAGGATTAGTTGAGATtgctatatctatatatttgtatattatctaTCTGTGTAGTTTTGATAATGCATGTCAAGATTACTTGAAGAACAATGAATAATTGCAGTTGGTTAGGGGTGATTGATATTGGTGTGATGAACTATTCACTTTTAGTGCTTTGGCAATGTGTGGAAATTAAATGAAGGTTGATGCATTGGTTGGAATTGACTTGGGTTGATATACTATATACTAGATCTTGTTAGAATTGATATTGTGGATGATTCAATTCCAGTTTGGATTGTTGAAGATTACTCGAATAGTTATGATTGTTTGATATTGGTATGATGAATTATTCAATTCTAGTCCTTTGGCAATGTACGAAAGGATTAATTGAAGGTTGATGCATTGGTTGGAATTGACTTGAGTTGATATACTCAATTGATATTGTCGATGATTCAATTCCAGTCTGGGTTGTTGAAGATTATTCAAATAGCTATGATTGTTTGATATTGGCATCATAAACTATTCAAGTCTAATATTTTGGCAATGTGTGGAAGAACTAATCAAAGGTTGATGCATTGGTTACAATTGATTTGAGTTGATATAGTACCTATTGAAGTTGGTTAGAATGGACATGGTGGATGATTCAATCCCAGTTTGGATTGTTCAAGATCAATGAAATGGTTATGATTGATATTGGTATCATAAACTATTCGAGTCTAGGATTAATCAAAGATTAATGCAATGGTTGAAATTAATTCGGACTAACATGATGCATAATAATgactgtatttaaaaataatcaaacaAATCTAACGAAGACACAAcctaaataagaaaaaaacgTTTGTAAACGTTGTTATTACAGGTATTCGTTTTCAAATAGAGCTTGACCACGGTATACACAGATAGCGTGATATCATGACTAGTTATCGTTCCATAAATGAATGTAATAGAAGGTCTTGAACTCGATAAACGAATACATGTCGAGGTTGCGATTATATACTGGCCTCTTTTCGAAATTGCGTTAAAATCATTCTCTTGTACGTTTCACGTATTTTTCAAAGATTTACAGCCTGATTCATACATGATAATAATATtccatgtattattatgttattattaagcGATATCCATCTTGCGAGCAATCTTGAAGGTTAAGATTGATGTGCCAAGTGATTTGTTTTAACAATGTGCTTAAACAAAACCTGGTTTATCGGCTTGCACGATGCAATGAGTAAAAAGTCCACATATTCTCCAAATTTgctcttgcagaattgcctgttACGATGAGAAAATATTCTGCCTCGAAACAGGTACAGGTCGTTTCATTTTACAACGTAACGCGAACTTGATCTgcccaaaatattttagaaagtaCGTGTAcccataaaatttaattacagaaaAGTACCAATAGCTTTTTAGATGACGAATTTTTCAAGTTATCCTGTTAAAAGCGTGGCCTTAAAGAATTCAACATCACAGTTTATCCGTTTCGGTGCACGATCAATATAAATAGAGGATGACCAAGGTTGTGAATGAATTACGAAAGTACGAACCTTCAGCATGCCGAACCCCAGGATTCCGCCGACTATCTGGGACAACAGGTACACCAATCCTTCGGGAATAGTCTTCTTCCCGAGCACTACCGATCCCACCGTGATGGCAGGGTTAATGTGAGCATCGCTGATGTGGCCAATAGACTGAAAGAACCAAACGAATTTTAGCTTCGAATTATTCAATAGCCACGAATGATCGATTCATATAGACGTTTAGGAACATggcaaaataatttacaaatgcAATAGAACCTATTTGTATTTCTACTAcgattaattcaaatttgagtcttgtctagaaatttatttctttatgatAATAGAAATTCTAACCTTGATCCAAAAGACAAGAGCTAACATACGTTATGAATAGGCTGTTTGGTTTTAAAATACATAGTGTAACTGTACAGTGTGATAgacatataaaataagaatcaaAGTATAGCGTATAATTTGGATCATCAGATATAACAAAATCAACGAGAGAATAAATATGTGTAAATGAAATCGAATTGCCAAAATTGATGGATACCAACTTGAATCACAATCATCACAGCAAGGCCAAAGGTCAAAGAAATTTGAAGTGGAGTGGGTTCAGAGCCCAGGCCTCCAACGCATCCCATGCAGCCAACGAACAGCAATATAGAGGTGCCAATCGTCTCGGCCAAAATTATCAACACGGTTTTCTTCATGGCGCCTTCGCCGTGCATCAGCTTCTTAAAACCTGCAACATGAAACACACTGTAGATGATCTGTAACTTCTTAGATAATATCAATCGTCAATGGTTCTTCCCATTCTCCTATTTAACTagaatgttaatgaaaatagtggaggaaatatttttactttgatACGAAACTTTTTAGCTTAATAGCTACAGgtagtttcattttattatccACGGCATGGACTTAGTTCTTTCCATTCTTTTATTTAACCAGAATGTTAATGAAGATGCTGTAAcctcgaaaaaatatttttgctttgACGCGGAACTTGTTAGGTTAATAGCTACAGGcagtttcattttattatccACCGCATGGAACTAGTTCTTTCCATCCTCTTATTTAACCAGAATGTTAATGAAGATGCTGTAACCTCGAGTAAATATTCTTACTTTGACGCGTAACTTGTTACAGGTGGCTACAGGTGGTACCATTTTGTTGTCCATACATGGACCTAcgttttttcaataaattttattataaagtatCCCGCAAAATACCCCCGAAGAAACTCTAGGAAAGCAATTTTCAAATCGAAATTCAGGGATCCGATTAATTAgaatctttaaataaatttgagtAGAACTCGTAATCGAGATATGCGTCAGCCTCGGTAACTTTTCATCGTATGAAAATGTTTCTTCTCGTTCCACTCGTCAGACTCGTGACAGACATTTTCCACGACGTCGGCGACATTTATCATGTATAGAAAACACGCCAAACGAGCGTTCGTAATGGTGTTCTCGAGACCCGAGTCTCGACAGGTGTCGACAAGGACAGAGACGTTCCCGTCGTGGTGGTCGCTCTCTCAACGAGCGAGACAGGCAGTGATAAaggtgaaatattaataaacctaTTTTTCTTCCGTCTAACCAGTACAAGATGTTCGAGGGTCCAAAAACTAGTGAATTATAAATTCCTCGGCTTTTCATGGTATTCTCAAAACGAAACACTTTCACCAAAGCACAGATATTTCGCAGAAAAACGGGAATAGCTAATAGACGACGTCGTTGTATTTGTCGCGTTTTACCTCTTCCTTTTATTCGCTAATTTTTCAACCTTTAAGATTTTCTAATTCTGAATTTCTTGATCTTCTAATTTCTCTCAAAAATTCTCTCTTTCAATGTTCTTCGACTTTTATCTGAAACATTTGTCGCCAGGTAATATTTTTACGATCTTGAATGTTTCGTCGTATATTACGAAAGAATCGTCACTGACGTACGATACGCGTTCTTTCCCTCGTTTACGTATTTACGCACGATGTATACAAATAcataaaatgtacatatataaaaacatatataaaaacataaacGAGATGAAGTAAGAGACGAAGAAATGAGAAATGACCTAGATGGAGATTTTCACGACGAATGAAgaacttgtttcttttttatcatcgaTGTATGTAGATACGAGTGATAATCTTACCGCACTTGCAAACCATTGCGTCGATATTACACAGCACGCGTACACGGAACCACTTGCACCGATGAAATAAGTAGTCTGAACGATAGTTATCTACGCCGGTCTCGTCCAACGAAATACGACGTATACGTTGGTACAATGATGTTGACAGTTGATTAGCCACTATACACGACGCAGCGCGAAACTGGCTCAGCCGAGTGATAGCCCAGTGTAAATACACTTACACTGCGCGATGCCATTCAAACGCAAATATTGCACCTGTTTGATCGGTATTTTTGGAAGAGTTCAATATCTATGGTAAAACATCCTTGTGTACATTTACGtggatatttctcttttttctctcttttttttccttttttttttttttttttttttttgaaacgcTCTGTAGGTGGATTTTATGCATTATCttcgtatatatacatagaagatGGAAAAGAAAGGATACCATCGATTTAACTATTTTTAGTAAAACTACAAAACGTTTTTTCAGTCAAATATACGGATATTAATCTTTTATCGGTGGGACTTGTATTTTGAAACGCCTTTGAACTTTATTCTGCGTCGaaaatcattatttttcatattttcagtaTTCTTTATCGTTTCTAATAAAACGATGAAACGACGGCTGAACTATCTATGTGCGTTAACCTTCTGGCGAATGGGACTTTGTTTTTGAAACACCTTCGTATTTTATCATGTACTGCCTACTTCCGGTAGAtcttttcgatatcttcgaCGGAACCGTAGTAGCTTTTAGTCTGTCCATGTTTGTATCAACAGTCGAGCGAGTAATACGAACCTTTTTAACGAATTTTTTACGGATAATATTTCGTAAACCGATATCGCCGATGGAATGTTTACcttcgcaaagaaaaaaaaagcaacGACGTAGTATGTCACTGTTTGTATCATTTATGATCCCTATTGGGACCAAGATGATGGCCAGATACGATTTCCCTTGAAATTTCTTAGAATTGATCGTAAATTTGTTTTTACTAGCTGGTGCACGACGAAAGAGTGTAGAATTTCAATGACGGAGCACAGTTTGCACGTCACTCAGGAATTACACTCGTGCAACGATAGATCGAGACGAGGATCGATCGTAAATCAGGACGTCACCTTGCCACACGCAAGCAGGTCGTACACTCGCGTTTACAGAGATAACGTCAGAACCCGGGAAGATCGAGTCGCGTAAAAGATCACTCAGCACCGTCTACCGGAGTTGTTCCTTTAGTTGTGCGAGTTTCGTAACGCAATTGAAACCGCAATATCAAACACTTCCGTTACGTTAATACAGGGCTCTTCACAGTTTCTGCTTTAATtagagttaattaaattcgaaTAAATGAGTTTTCTGCAGTAGTATTAACCTCTGCAGTGGAAGATTTTATCTTGGAGGTTAGGAATTTGACAAGCGAGGATTTCAGGTGTTTAATTGTacaaattggaaataaatttaGACGAGGAAGTTTTCTAGAGtagatattattaattaatttctttatggGAGTACTTGTTTTAGAGGTTAGGAAATATGATATCGAAAAAAATGGCGGCCCGCAGAAAAAATTAAAGACAAACTTTTGAGATTAAAAAgtgcaaaataatattaataaatatcgtatATTGTGCAAATACAGGATAATATACTTAAGGTTATAGATAGTTATTCCAGCGTT from Bombus terrestris chromosome 16, iyBomTerr1.2, whole genome shotgun sequence encodes the following:
- the LOC100650947 gene encoding aquaporin isoform X3; this encodes MSSSDLRSGFKKLMHGEGAMKKTVLIILAETIGTSILLFVGCMGCVGGLGSEPTPLQISLTFGLAVMIVIQSIGHISDAHINPAITVGSVVLGKKTIPEGLVYLLSQIVGGILGFGMLKVVTPTDNLTSKTLSEADMFCVTDLHSELSAIQGLLLEGISTAILMLVACAVWDSRNVKNTDSVPIRFGLTVAALALAFGPYTGCSMNPARSLAPALWNNQWSHHWIYWFGPIGGALLSSFMYKTIFGVKNNTQDECAAEAVALNSVNIQKTEP
- the LOC100650947 gene encoding aquaporin isoform X4 gives rise to the protein MVCKCGFKKLMHGEGAMKKTVLIILAETIGTSILLFVGCMGCVGGLGSEPTPLQISLTFGLAVMIVIQSIGHISDAHINPAITVGSVVLGKKTIPEGLVYLLSQIVGGILGFGMLKVVTPTDNLTSKTLSEADMFCVTDLHSELSAIQGLLLEGISTAILMLVACAVWDSRNVKNTDSVPIRFGLTVAALALAFGPYTGCSMNPARSLAPALWNNQWSHHWIYWFGPIGGALLSSFMYKTIFGVKNNTQDECAAEAVALNSVNIQKTEP
- the LOC100650947 gene encoding aquaporin isoform X1, which produces MEQTGISIIQTGAITASTAGKSKSVGIPFNPSSSIQTATKKFKIPCFKKLMHGEGAMKKTVLIILAETIGTSILLFVGCMGCVGGLGSEPTPLQISLTFGLAVMIVIQSIGHISDAHINPAITVGSVVLGKKTIPEGLVYLLSQIVGGILGFGMLKVVTPTDNLTSKTLSEADMFCVTDLHSELSAIQGLLLEGISTAILMLVACAVWDSRNVKNTDSVPIRFGLTVAALALAFGPYTGCSMNPARSLAPALWNNQWSHHWIYWFGPIGGALLSSFMYKTIFGVKNNTQDECAAEAVALNSVNIQKTEP
- the LOC100650947 gene encoding aquaporin isoform X5 codes for the protein MHGEGAMKKTVLIILAETIGTSILLFVGCMGCVGGLGSEPTPLQISLTFGLAVMIVIQSIGHISDAHINPAITVGSVVLGKKTIPEGLVYLLSQIVGGILGFGMLKVVTPTDNLTSKTLSEADMFCVTDLHSELSAIQGLLLEGISTAILMLVACAVWDSRNVKNTDSVPIRFGLTVAALALAFGPYTGCSMNPARSLAPALWNNQWSHHWIYWFGPIGGALLSSFMYKTIFGVKNNTQDECAAEAVALNSVNIQKTEP